A region from the Deinococcota bacterium genome encodes:
- a CDS encoding methyltransferase domain-containing protein yields the protein MKKSKYERYGVQLPELVERAVELAEKLNFPVMPKGRPVGFKGPASACIPEVGQLLRTLVASKPGGRIAEHGTGAGIGTAWMASALLSGAKLISAEIDTRLAEAAKQLFKDCPNVEIRAGDCMDVLKDEPPFDLVFMDAGARRYLAPEHWDSIVEMVKVGGQIVMDDLTPLELWPPEWDDLVDLKRKFAFHNPHVVSAEVRTTKAQVALIITRSR from the coding sequence TTGAAGAAAAGCAAGTATGAGCGGTATGGCGTTCAGCTTCCTGAGCTTGTTGAGCGCGCGGTTGAGTTAGCAGAGAAGCTGAATTTCCCTGTTATGCCCAAAGGCAGACCGGTGGGGTTCAAGGGACCAGCATCGGCGTGTATTCCCGAAGTAGGGCAGCTGCTACGCACCTTGGTCGCCTCAAAACCCGGCGGGCGCATCGCGGAGCACGGCACAGGGGCAGGAATTGGCACGGCTTGGATGGCGAGCGCTCTGCTTTCCGGCGCGAAGCTCATCTCTGCAGAAATTGACACCCGGTTGGCGGAGGCGGCGAAGCAGCTCTTCAAGGATTGTCCGAACGTCGAAATCCGCGCAGGTGATTGCATGGACGTTCTTAAAGATGAGCCGCCCTTCGACCTGGTGTTTATGGACGCGGGAGCTCGTCGGTACCTGGCACCGGAACATTGGGATAGCATCGTCGAGATGGTCAAGGTTGGCGGTCAGATTGTGATGGATGACCTGACGCCGTTGGAATTATGGCCACCGGAGTGGGACGATTTGGTTGACTTAAAGCGCAAATTTGCGTTCCATAACCCTCATGTCGTCAGTGCTGAAGTGCGAACGACAAAGGCGCAGGTGGCATTAATCATCACGCGCAGCCGATAA